The Mesorhizobium opportunistum WSM2075 DNA window GCCAGCGAGGTGGTGGCTGCCTATGTGCTGCCGCAGATGATGGCACGGCTCGACATCGAGGAGCCCGGCATCGAGGTCGAAATCGTTGCCTCGAACCAGGTCGAGAACCTGTTGCGCAGGGACGCGGACATCGCCATCCGCATGGTCAAGCCAGCGCAGAACGAACTGGTGGCGCGCAAGGTCTGCGACATCCCCCTCTGCGCCTGCGCGGCCATTTCCTATCTCGACAGGCGCGGTCGCCCCCTGGAGCCGGGCGACCTCGTCGATCACGCCCTGATCGGCTTCGACCGCAGCGACGAGATGATCCGAGGCTTTGTGCAGGCCGGCATCCCCGTCACGCGGAACAGTTTCCGCTTCAGGGCCGACAACCAGATGGTTCTGTGGGAAGCGGTGCGGGCGGGAAATGGCATTGGCCTCGGCCAAGAGCCGCTGGCCGAGCGTGACCCGCTGGTGGAGAAGGTACTGCCCGGCCTGCCGCTACCCGCTTTGCCGGTCTGGCTGGCCATGCATCGCGACGTGCGCACCAGCGTGCGCATCCGCCGCGTGGCGGATTTTCTCCATGAGGAACTGAAACGCTATTCGGCCGGCGCGGGCGCGAATTCGGCGCGGTGAGCGAGGCCTGCCATCAGCAGCACGACGATCAGCAGACCCGACATGGCAACGAAGATCGGGCCGAAGCTGGAATGCTCGGCGACGAAGCCGATCGCCGATGGCGCCACGAGGATGCCGGAATAGCCCATGGTGGTGACGACACTCATGCCGGTGCCGGACGACATGCCTTCCTGGTTGCCGCCGGCCGAAAAGATGATCGGCACCATATTGGCGATGCCGAAGCCGCAAAGGGCAAAGGCCGCGATGGCGAGCCAGGGTGAGGGCGACAGGCCGGCGATCAGCATGCCGGCAGCAGCAATGACAGCTGAGCCGCGCAGGGTCGTCACGGCTCCGAAACGATTGCGCACGCCATCGCCGAAGAAGCGCATGATGGCCATGACGCCGGAAAAGGCGGCATAGGCGAGGCCGGCGATGGCAAGGTCGGCGCCGAGTTCCTGCCTGAGGTAAAGCGCTGCCCAGTCGAGCACCGCGCCCTCGGAGACCATCGTCAGCAGCGCCATCAGCCCGACCAGATAGACCAGCGGGTTCGCTGGCAGGGCGAATTTGTGATGCTCGGCCGCTTCCGGCTTGCCCTCGGCAATGAGATGGCCGACCGCCAACGCGATCACCGCGAAAGCGAGTGCGGTCACCACCGCGGCATGGGCGAGATGGCCATAGTTCTGGATGGCGAAGCCACCAAGGGCGCCGCCGGCGAAACCGCCGAGGCTCCAGAAGCCATGCGAGGACGACATGATCGCGCGCGACAATTTTCGCTCCACCACCACGGGATTGGCGTTCATGGCGACATCCATGCCGCCGATCGAGCCGCCGAAGATGAACATGGCGATCGCCGCCAGCGGCACGTTGGGCGCCAGCGCCACGACCAGCAAGCCAAGGCTGCCGCAAAGACCGAACCAGCGCAGCACGGTGCGCGAACCATGTTTCGAGATCAGGTGGCCGCACCAGGTCATGGCCGTGACCGCACCGGCGCCAAACAGCAGGATCAAAAGGCCGAGCGTGAACTTCGAGATATCCAGCCGGGTCAGGAACACCGGGATCTGCGGCGCCCAACTGCCGGTCAGGAAGCCGTTGGCCAGAAAAATGGCCGCAACGGCCCACCGTCCGCGAATGGCAGTCTGCATGGCGGTTGACGCATTCATACGGCGAATCCGGTCGAGAATTGGACTTTGCGCGGGAAATTAGATCGATTCAATTTGCAGTCAAGCGTCGGTTGCCCGGAAGTGCTTGGACCAAAGACGCAAATAAGGTCGGTATCGTTCGTAGCGGACTTATCCGCGTTGGAGATTAGCGAAAACGCTTCTCTCTTCGTCATCCACGGGCGGAGCAAGGGCCGAAGCGACGCGGCGCAGACCCGAGGATGACGAAGGCGCGTAGCATTATCGATGAAGAACGTGGATTGCTCTAATGATCCGTGGGCCGCCTTGCCTCGAATTCGGCCTTCTTGGCTTCGGAAGCTTCGGTCTGGTGAAGCGCCTGCCATTGCGCATAGGGCATGCCGTAGACGATCTCGCGCGACTGGTCCTTGTCGAGATCGACGCCTTCGGCGTTTGCCGCCTCGCGATACCAGTTCGACAGGCAGTTGCGGCAGAAGCCGGCGAGGTTCATCAGGTCGATGTTCTGCACGTCGCTGCGCTCCCTGAGATGCTCGACCAGCCGGCGAAAGGCTGCGGCTTCGAAGTCGCGTTTCTGCTCGTCGCTGAGTTTGGTCATCGAAACCTCCGCCATAGCGGCCCGGTGCGCGAGCCGAACATCTTTACCGCATGTATATCGGGACGGCGGTCGATGGCGTCAACGATCGGCGCCAGGCGTTCGGCCCAGGCGATGGCGCTCTTCTGATCCGATATCAGGTCCTGGCGGATTTCGATCAGCGCGTGGGCATAGCCATTGACGATGGCATGCCTGAACATGGTGTCGCCGCGCAGCGCGCCGTCATAGGGTTCATTGTCGCCAACCACGAGACCCTCGTCCTCGGCCAGCATGTCGATCAGCGGCCGCGCCACCCGGTCGTCCCGATCCCAGAGGATCCCGACATGCCACGGACGCTGCCTGCCCTGCATGACCGGCGTGAAGGAATGCACGGAGAAAATGAAAGGTGCCTGACCGGACGCTTGCGCAACCGAAGCGATCATGGCGCCGACCGCGTCGTGATAGGGCCGGTAAAAGCGGTCGAGCCGCCTTTCACGCTCCTCAGGCGCGAGCGGATAGTTCCCGGGCACCACCGTGCCGTCGTAGAGCTGGCGGATGAGCGTCGGGTCGTCCTCACCGCGATTGGGATCGATCAGCAGCCGCGAGAAATTGGCGAGCACCGCCGGGACGTCGAGCAAGGCGGCGAGTTCGCGCGTCACCGCTTCGACACCGATATCGTAGGCGATATGGCGGTCGAACTCCGCCGGGGGCAGGCCGAGGCTGCCATACTCGTCGGGCAGGTCGCGGCGGGCA harbors:
- a CDS encoding LysR family transcriptional regulator, with amino-acid sequence MADIDWNLIKSFVTVAETGSLSAAARKLSASQPTLGRHISELEQALGVTLFRRGRSGYALTEAGATLFERGKTVSEQASAFSLLAQGSVEAIEGTVRIAASEVVAAYVLPQMMARLDIEEPGIEVEIVASNQVENLLRRDADIAIRMVKPAQNELVARKVCDIPLCACAAISYLDRRGRPLEPGDLVDHALIGFDRSDEMIRGFVQAGIPVTRNSFRFRADNQMVLWEAVRAGNGIGLGQEPLAERDPLVEKVLPGLPLPALPVWLAMHRDVRTSVRIRRVADFLHEELKRYSAGAGANSAR
- a CDS encoding N-formylglutamate amidohydrolase; translated protein: MTRSTVFAPFDIVEGDRKRGIVLLADHARRDLPDEYGSLGLPPAEFDRHIAYDIGVEAVTRELAALLDVPAVLANFSRLLIDPNRGEDDPTLIRQLYDGTVVPGNYPLAPEERERRLDRFYRPYHDAVGAMIASVAQASGQAPFIFSVHSFTPVMQGRQRPWHVGILWDRDDRVARPLIDMLAEDEGLVVGDNEPYDGALRGDTMFRHAIVNGYAHALIEIRQDLISDQKSAIAWAERLAPIVDAIDRRPDIHAVKMFGSRTGPLWRRFR
- a CDS encoding DUF1244 domain-containing protein — its product is MTKLSDEQKRDFEAAAFRRLVEHLRERSDVQNIDLMNLAGFCRNCLSNWYREAANAEGVDLDKDQSREIVYGMPYAQWQALHQTEASEAKKAEFEARRPTDH
- a CDS encoding MFS transporter, producing MNASTAMQTAIRGRWAVAAIFLANGFLTGSWAPQIPVFLTRLDISKFTLGLLILLFGAGAVTAMTWCGHLISKHGSRTVLRWFGLCGSLGLLVVALAPNVPLAAIAMFIFGGSIGGMDVAMNANPVVVERKLSRAIMSSSHGFWSLGGFAGGALGGFAIQNYGHLAHAAVVTALAFAVIALAVGHLIAEGKPEAAEHHKFALPANPLVYLVGLMALLTMVSEGAVLDWAALYLRQELGADLAIAGLAYAAFSGVMAIMRFFGDGVRNRFGAVTTLRGSAVIAAAGMLIAGLSPSPWLAIAAFALCGFGIANMVPIIFSAGGNQEGMSSGTGMSVVTTMGYSGILVAPSAIGFVAEHSSFGPIFVAMSGLLIVVLLMAGLAHRAEFAPAPAE